The Lactuca sativa cultivar Salinas chromosome 2, Lsat_Salinas_v11, whole genome shotgun sequence genome includes a window with the following:
- the LOC111888857 gene encoding uncharacterized protein LOC111888857, whose protein sequence is MYAETGLMFPYFQNFSSDVQQFDDFCHSQKSITCLDNLIQTSTISDYDLGGEGDLFKAPEPIIEQPLISLDPMTSAIAMITCGEDTISPQELKVTDIESLQNEEFLNDVFYECKNILAQEAAAAATESSPLSEVLSFSFPVVATDENTVAKENVHPSCQIPKSMSADSLNSMDWIQGAQIKPSFLNFSELDFGNAYGMRRAFSDGDIKTLADANTNTGLIQYPLGLGQQQQPPLISERAIEDRMQKLSRYRNKKTKRNFGRKIKYACRKALADSQPRIRGRFAKTDESEMLRK, encoded by the exons ATGTATGCTGAGACTGGCCTAATGTTTCCTTATTTTCAGAACTTCTCATCTGATGTTCAACAATTTGATGATTTCTGTCACTCACAGAAGTCTATTACTTGCTTG GATAACCTAATTCAGACCTCCACTATATCAGATTATGATCTTGGGGGCGAAGGGGATCTTTTCAAAGCACCTGAACCTATAATTGAACAGCCATTAATCAGCCTTGATCCTATGACATCTGCAATTGCAATGATCACTTGTGGAGAAGACACCATTTCCCCCCAAGAACTCAAAGTTACAGATATCGAATCACTGCAGAACGAAGAGTTTCTGAATGACGTTTTCTATGAATGTAAAAACATCTTGGCTCAagaagcagcagcagcagcaactGAATCATCACCATTATCTGAAGTCCTAAGTTTCAGTTTCCCAGTGGTTGCAACAGATGAAAACACGGTTGCAAAGGAGAACGTCCATCCATCATGTCAAATCCCAAAAAGCATGAGCGCTGATAGTTTAAACTCAATGGATTGGATTCAAGGGGCTCAAATTAAGCCAAGTTTTCTGAATTTCAGTGAATTGGATTTTGGGAATGCTTATGGTATGCGAAGGGCTTTCAGTGATGGAGACATAAAG ACCCTTGCGGATGCAAACACCAACACAGGACTGATTCAATATCCCCTTGGGCTTGGACAGCAGCAGCAGCCACCACTAATCAGTGAGCGTGCCATTGAAGACCGTATGCAAAAGCTCTCAAGATACAGGAACAAGAAAACAAAGAGGAATTTTGGCAGAAAAATCAAG tatgCTTGCAGGAAGGCTTTGGCGGACAGTCAGCCAAGGATCAGAGGAAGGTTTGCAAAAACAGATGAATCTGAGATGTTGAGAAAGTAG